In Triticum aestivum cultivar Chinese Spring chromosome 5B, IWGSC CS RefSeq v2.1, whole genome shotgun sequence, the following proteins share a genomic window:
- the LOC123112489 gene encoding ER membrane protein complex subunit 3: MAEELVLDTAIRDWVLIPLSVVMVLIGVLRYFVSKLMRSPPSASPSPDPKTVKEGQVVIRARNLRNGAQFIPAKAFKARKLYYTNGEAGLLHVPKEDAQKAQAAMFSDPNMAMDMMKKNLSMIVPQTLTFAWVNFFFSGFVAAKIPFPLTQRFRGMLQNGIDLSTVDVSYVSSRSWYFLNLFGLRGLFSLILGEENATDDAQKMMAMGGGMGFNPAMSLSAEKDSLDIIQHDWALPKMERHAEEVLRKLLKN, from the exons ATGGCTGAGGAGCTGGTGCTCGACACGGCGATCCGGGACTGGGTCCTCATCCCGCTCTCCGTGGTCATGGTGCTCATCGGCGTGCTCCGCTACTTCGTCTCCAAGCTCATGCGCTCCCCGCCGTCGGCCTCCCCCTCCCCCGACCCCAAGACCGTCAAGGAGGG GCAGGTCGTCATCAGGGCGAGGAACCTGAGGAACGGCGCGCAGTTCATCCCGGCCAAGGCCTTCAAAGCCCGCAAGCTTTATTACACCAACGGG GAAGCCGGATTGCTTCATGTTCCTAAAGAGGATGCGCAGAAGGCTCAGGCCGCTATGTTTTCAGACCCAAACATGGCCATGGACATGATGAAGAAGAATCTCTCCATGATAGTTCCACAG ACGCTTACATTTGCATGGGTGAACTTCTTCTTTTCCGGTTTTGTTGCAG CGAAAATCCCCTTCCCATTGACTCAACGATTCAGGGGAATGCTGCAAAATGGGATAGACCTGAGTACTGTTGATGTGAGCTATGTTAGCAGCCGTTCATG GTACTTCCTCAATTTGTTTGGCTTGAGGGGTCTTTTCAGTCTCATCCTTGGTGAAGAAAATG CTACTGATGATGCCCAAAAGATGATGGCGATGGGTGGTGGAATGGGCTTTAATCCAGCAATG AGCTTGAGCGCAGAGAAAGACAGCCTCGACATCATCCAGCATGACTGGGCTTTACCGAAGAtggagcgtcatgccgaagaggtGTTGAGGAAACTACTGAAGAATTGA